A DNA window from Chryseobacterium sp. MEBOG06 contains the following coding sequences:
- the purN gene encoding phosphoribosylglycinamide formyltransferase has product MKNIVVLVSGSGTNLQRIIDTIEAGEIQNAKVSLVVADRECYGLERAKKHTIENILIPRGKSFSSELAKVIPADTDLIVLAGFLSILKPEFCENWTGKIINIHPALLPKFGGKGMWGMNVHHAVIEAGEKESGATVHFVTPGIDEGEAILQKSFEVTPEDTAETLAQKVHQIEYEIFPTAINKVLGN; this is encoded by the coding sequence ATGAAGAACATCGTTGTACTCGTATCCGGTTCAGGAACCAATCTTCAGAGAATCATAGATACTATTGAAGCTGGAGAAATTCAGAATGCAAAAGTATCTTTGGTAGTGGCTGACAGAGAGTGTTACGGACTTGAGAGAGCGAAAAAACATACCATAGAAAATATTCTGATTCCAAGAGGAAAAAGCTTCAGCAGTGAATTGGCAAAAGTAATTCCTGCAGATACCGACCTTATCGTATTGGCAGGTTTTCTATCCATTTTGAAACCTGAGTTTTGTGAAAACTGGACTGGTAAGATCATTAATATTCATCCTGCACTACTTCCAAAATTCGGAGGAAAAGGAATGTGGGGAATGAACGTTCACCATGCAGTTATTGAAGCAGGAGAAAAAGAAAGCGGAGCAACAGTACATTTTGTAACTCCGGGAATCGATGAAGGAGAAGCTATTCTTCAAAAATCTTTTGAAGTAACCCCAGAAGATACTGCTGAAACATTAGCACAGAAAGTTCACCAGATTGAATATGAAATATTTCCGACAGCAATCAATAAGGTGCTGGGAAACTAA
- a CDS encoding pirin family protein: MKTVYHKADSRGHADHGWLNSYHTFSFANYQNRERSNFGVLRVLNDDTVSQGMGFGTHPHRDMEIISIPLEGDLEHKDSMGTTAVIKKGEIQVMSAGTGVMHSEYNKNKDEEVKFLQIWVFPRELNVEPRYDQKSIKEGEKINGFQQILSPDKNDDGVWIHQDAWFNLANFTKGNGKNYMLNKKGNGVYAFVLKGSVKIGDRVLNERDGLGIWDTQSFNLEAVEDTEVLLMEVPMELPSYLK, translated from the coding sequence ATGAAAACAGTATATCATAAAGCAGATTCGAGAGGCCATGCTGATCATGGTTGGTTAAATTCTTACCACACTTTCAGTTTTGCTAACTACCAAAATAGAGAAAGATCAAATTTTGGAGTGCTAAGAGTATTGAATGATGACACCGTTTCTCAGGGAATGGGATTCGGAACACACCCACACAGAGATATGGAAATTATTTCAATTCCTTTGGAGGGCGATCTGGAGCATAAAGACTCAATGGGAACCACAGCAGTGATCAAAAAAGGAGAAATCCAGGTAATGAGTGCAGGGACCGGAGTAATGCACAGTGAATATAATAAGAATAAAGATGAGGAAGTAAAATTTCTGCAGATCTGGGTTTTCCCGAGAGAATTGAATGTTGAGCCAAGATACGATCAGAAAAGCATCAAGGAAGGTGAAAAGATCAACGGATTTCAACAGATTTTATCCCCTGATAAAAATGATGACGGAGTTTGGATTCATCAGGATGCCTGGTTTAATTTAGCCAACTTTACAAAAGGAAACGGCAAAAACTATATGCTCAACAAAAAAGGAAACGGAGTCTATGCATTTGTTTTAAAAGGGAGTGTGAAAATTGGAGATCGTGTTCTTAATGAAAGAGATGGGCTGGGAATCTGGGATACTCAGAGCTTTAATCTGGAAGCAGTAGAAGATACAGAAGTATTATTAATGGAAGTCCCAATGGAATTACCTTCTTATCTTAAATAA
- the purM gene encoding phosphoribosylformylglycinamidine cyclo-ligase — translation MSNTYKSAGVDKEEGYKTVDKIKKAVGETHNSNVLNHLGSFGAFYEIGGYKNPVLVSGTDGVGTKLKVALDTKKYDSIGVDCFAMCANDILCHGAKPLFFLDYLACGKLDSEIAAEIVLGMVKACKDNNCALIGGETAEMPGMYQPGDYDVAGFCVGIVEKDQIIDGSNIKPGNKIIALPSSGFHSNGFSLVRKVFPNFEEEFEGKPLYETLLVPTRLYFKDIHKVLEEVKVGGIAHITGGGLYENVPRIIPEGLCASIDGSKIRIPTVMLELEKRGGVTREEMFGTFNMGVGMIIVVDAEHAEKVLHLLDDAYEIGEITESAEKINLSL, via the coding sequence ATGAGCAACACTTACAAATCAGCAGGAGTAGACAAAGAAGAAGGATACAAAACGGTTGACAAGATCAAAAAAGCGGTCGGTGAAACCCACAATTCCAATGTATTGAATCATTTGGGAAGTTTTGGTGCTTTCTATGAGATCGGAGGATATAAAAATCCAGTTCTTGTTTCAGGAACAGATGGAGTAGGAACCAAGCTGAAAGTGGCTTTAGATACTAAAAAGTATGACTCTATCGGGGTAGATTGTTTTGCAATGTGTGCCAACGATATCCTATGCCACGGAGCTAAGCCTCTGTTCTTCTTAGATTATCTGGCTTGTGGGAAGCTTGATTCTGAGATTGCTGCTGAAATCGTTCTTGGAATGGTAAAAGCTTGTAAGGATAACAACTGTGCATTGATAGGTGGTGAAACTGCAGAAATGCCTGGGATGTACCAGCCGGGAGACTATGATGTAGCAGGATTCTGTGTAGGAATCGTGGAAAAAGACCAGATCATTGATGGGTCCAACATCAAACCGGGAAACAAGATTATTGCATTGCCAAGCTCAGGATTCCATTCAAACGGATTTTCTTTAGTAAGAAAAGTATTCCCGAACTTCGAAGAAGAGTTTGAAGGGAAACCTTTATATGAAACACTTTTAGTTCCTACAAGATTATATTTCAAAGATATTCATAAAGTATTGGAAGAAGTAAAAGTAGGAGGGATTGCTCACATTACAGGAGGCGGTCTTTACGAAAACGTCCCAAGAATCATCCCTGAAGGACTTTGTGCTTCCATCGATGGTTCAAAAATCAGAATTCCTACTGTAATGCTGGAACTGGAGAAAAGAGGCGGGGTAACCCGCGAAGAAATGTTCGGAACTTTCAATATGGGAGTAGGAATGATCATCGTAGTAGATGCTGAGCACGCTGAAAAAGTATTACACCTTTTAGATGATGCTTACGAAATCGGAGAAATCACAGAAAGTGCAGAGAAAATCAATTTATCACTATAA
- a CDS encoding MFS transporter: MNTRHGTFSGKIKPNLSMLQIINMSTGFLGIQMAFGLQNGNASRILANLGADVHELSWFWLVAPITGLIVQPIIGHMGDNTWSPLGRRKPYFLIGAVLCAIGLVLLPNAASANQMFAANALLLAVIFLAMMDASINVAMEPFRALVGDMLPKHQGTVGFSVQTILIGIGAVLGSYLPDWLTKLGISNEAPKGFVADNVIYSFYIGAVLLILSILYTIITTREYSPKEFAEFAGDKKIEEPSRFSDIFKDFARIPAQMKKLGIVQFFSWFALFTMWVFTTSALATHHLGLSPEDTHSKEFNNAGDLTGKLFGMYNLWAIPFAFLLTPIAKWIGKKQTHALALACGGIGLISMYFIKDVNNLWISMVGLGFAWASILAMPYAMLIEVIPQKKMGVYMGIFNFFIVVPQIINGLFGGPVVSGIFGKQAMDYVVVGGVCMLIGALVTMIFVKSENETPKEIEGEIKQVHF; this comes from the coding sequence ATGAATACTCGGCACGGTACTTTTTCAGGGAAAATAAAACCTAATCTTTCGATGCTTCAGATTATTAATATGAGCACGGGATTTTTAGGAATTCAGATGGCATTTGGGCTGCAGAATGGAAATGCAAGCCGTATTCTGGCCAATTTAGGGGCTGATGTTCATGAATTATCTTGGTTCTGGCTGGTAGCACCCATCACAGGATTGATCGTTCAGCCTATTATCGGGCATATGGGAGATAATACATGGAGCCCGTTGGGAAGAAGAAAACCTTACTTTCTGATTGGAGCTGTTTTATGTGCCATAGGATTGGTACTGCTTCCTAATGCTGCTTCTGCAAATCAGATGTTTGCGGCCAACGCTCTTTTGCTGGCCGTAATTTTCCTGGCTATGATGGATGCTTCTATAAATGTTGCAATGGAACCTTTCAGGGCTTTAGTTGGAGATATGTTGCCAAAGCATCAGGGTACAGTAGGGTTTTCTGTGCAGACCATCCTGATTGGAATAGGTGCAGTACTCGGTTCTTACCTTCCGGACTGGCTTACTAAACTTGGAATTTCTAATGAAGCGCCTAAAGGTTTTGTAGCAGATAATGTTATTTATTCCTTTTACATAGGAGCAGTATTACTTATTCTGTCTATTTTATATACCATCATTACAACCAGAGAATATTCACCAAAGGAGTTTGCAGAATTTGCAGGAGATAAAAAAATAGAAGAACCCTCCAGGTTTTCTGATATTTTTAAAGACTTTGCCAGGATTCCTGCTCAAATGAAAAAGCTGGGTATTGTTCAGTTCTTTTCATGGTTTGCATTATTTACGATGTGGGTATTTACAACCAGTGCCCTGGCAACCCATCATTTGGGATTATCTCCGGAAGATACCCATTCCAAAGAATTTAATAATGCAGGAGATTTAACAGGTAAGCTTTTCGGAATGTATAACCTTTGGGCTATTCCTTTTGCCTTTCTATTGACTCCTATTGCAAAATGGATAGGTAAAAAACAAACCCATGCTCTCGCTTTAGCCTGTGGAGGGATAGGGCTCATTTCAATGTATTTTATTAAAGATGTCAACAATTTATGGATTTCAATGGTAGGATTAGGTTTTGCCTGGGCAAGTATTCTGGCGATGCCTTATGCGATGCTGATTGAAGTTATTCCTCAGAAGAAAATGGGGGTTTATATGGGGATATTCAATTTCTTTATTGTTGTTCCTCAGATCATCAATGGGTTATTCGGAGGTCCTGTTGTAAGCGGTATTTTTGGTAAGCAGGCCATGGATTATGTGGTTGTAGGAGGAGTTTGTATGTTGATAGGAGCATTAGTTACAATGATTTTTGTCAAATCAGAAAATGAGACCCCAAAAGAAATTGAAGGGGAGATTAAACAGGTGCATTTTTAA
- a CDS encoding NADPH-dependent FMN reductase, producing MKILAIAGSNSEVSMNKQLVAYAATLFENAEVEVVDLNPFEMPIYKHERELAGGVPQEAHDFAAKIDGANVLLVSLGEHNGTYSTAFKNVFDWVSRIKDRTVWNEVPMLLMSTSPGGRGGAGVLEAASKRFPFHGGNVVETFSLPFFNDNFDKAGQKISNEEKNSELKEKIKKIAAIETILEK from the coding sequence ATGAAAATCTTAGCAATAGCAGGAAGTAACTCAGAAGTTTCAATGAACAAGCAGCTGGTAGCTTATGCAGCCACGTTATTTGAAAATGCAGAAGTGGAAGTAGTGGATCTGAATCCTTTCGAAATGCCAATTTATAAACATGAAAGAGAATTAGCAGGTGGTGTACCTCAGGAAGCTCATGATTTTGCAGCAAAGATTGATGGCGCAAACGTATTATTGGTTTCTTTAGGAGAGCACAACGGAACTTACTCTACAGCTTTCAAAAATGTGTTCGACTGGGTATCCAGAATCAAAGACAGAACGGTTTGGAATGAAGTACCAATGCTATTGATGTCTACATCCCCGGGAGGTAGAGGTGGAGCAGGAGTTTTGGAAGCTGCATCAAAGCGCTTTCCTTTCCACGGAGGAAATGTGGTAGAAACGTTCTCGCTGCCTTTCTTTAACGATAACTTTGATAAAGCTGGGCAAAAAATTTCTAATGAAGAGAAAAACAGCGAATTAAAAGAAAAAATCAAGAAGATTGCAGCTATCGAAACCATCCTTGAAAAATAG
- a CDS encoding glycoside hydrolase family 13 protein, protein MKTIYAVLALSIASAAFSQKMLEKVEPAFWWKGMKNPELQILVYGKGVANNEVTLSDGIQIKNLQKVENPNYLFITVNTNEINVPKFTINIKNGKKNIGSYSYELKQRNSGSADRSSFTSKDVMYLIMPDRFANGDEKNDSRPDLTEKADRNLPNGRHGGDLRGIINNLDYIQKLGATAVWLTPVNEDNEKVYSYHGYAQTDLYKIDGRYGTNEDYRTLSRELNKRHMMLVMDYVTNHWGVSHWMIKDLPTKDWIHWFNDGENGFKRSNYKITSQFDTNASEIDKKYALDGWFDTTMPDINQKNPLVLKYLTQNAIWWIEYAELGGFRVDTYPYNDKEAMAKWAKAITEEYPKFNIVGETWLSTAGHISAWQKNSKTGEAAGYNSNLPSVMDFILFGEMPKAFHEKESWNGGMNRIYDSFTSDFLYPDVNNLLVFFENHDTERWNEIFNADPKAYKLGLTLISTTRGIPQIYYGSEIGMRGDKKKGGDTDIRRDFPGGWKSDKQNAFNLSAQTPQQKDFFQYTQKLLNWRKGKEVIHSGKTKNFAPQDGVFTYFRYNEKESVMVMINNNDKDQTVDLKHFAESLNGFTKGKDIIADKEFTFQNTIAIPAKTSFIIELEK, encoded by the coding sequence ATGAAGACTATATATGCAGTATTAGCCCTTTCGATAGCTTCTGCAGCTTTTTCCCAAAAAATGTTGGAAAAAGTAGAGCCGGCGTTCTGGTGGAAGGGAATGAAAAATCCCGAACTTCAGATTCTTGTTTACGGAAAAGGAGTTGCCAATAATGAAGTCACTCTTTCGGACGGGATACAGATCAAAAATCTCCAAAAGGTGGAGAATCCTAACTATCTTTTTATCACTGTTAATACCAATGAGATAAACGTTCCTAAGTTTACCATTAATATTAAAAATGGTAAAAAAAATATAGGATCCTACTCATATGAGCTTAAACAAAGGAATTCCGGATCCGCAGACCGCTCCTCTTTTACCTCGAAAGATGTGATGTATCTGATTATGCCGGATCGTTTTGCTAATGGCGATGAGAAAAATGATTCCAGACCGGATCTTACTGAGAAAGCTGACCGTAACCTGCCTAACGGAAGACATGGCGGAGATCTTCGCGGTATTATCAATAATCTTGATTATATTCAGAAGCTGGGAGCAACAGCGGTATGGCTGACTCCGGTCAATGAAGATAATGAAAAAGTATACTCTTATCATGGTTATGCTCAGACCGATCTGTATAAAATTGATGGCCGCTATGGTACTAATGAAGACTACAGAACATTATCCCGTGAGTTGAATAAAAGACATATGATGCTGGTGATGGATTATGTAACCAATCACTGGGGAGTTTCACACTGGATGATCAAAGACCTTCCCACAAAAGACTGGATTCACTGGTTCAACGATGGTGAGAATGGATTCAAAAGATCTAACTATAAAATTACCTCTCAATTTGATACCAATGCTTCCGAAATAGATAAAAAATATGCACTGGACGGATGGTTTGATACTACAATGCCGGATATTAACCAAAAAAATCCGTTAGTCCTGAAATACTTAACTCAAAATGCAATCTGGTGGATTGAATATGCAGAACTTGGCGGTTTCCGTGTAGATACTTACCCTTACAATGATAAAGAAGCAATGGCAAAATGGGCTAAAGCAATTACCGAGGAATATCCGAAGTTTAATATCGTAGGTGAAACTTGGCTTTCTACTGCAGGACACATTTCGGCATGGCAGAAAAACTCTAAAACCGGAGAAGCCGCAGGATACAACTCGAATCTGCCTTCTGTGATGGATTTTATATTATTTGGAGAAATGCCTAAAGCTTTTCATGAAAAAGAGAGCTGGAACGGTGGAATGAACAGAATCTACGACTCATTTACAAGCGACTTTCTGTATCCGGATGTTAATAACCTGCTGGTATTTTTTGAAAATCATGACACCGAAAGATGGAATGAAATTTTTAATGCAGATCCCAAAGCCTATAAACTGGGATTAACACTTATTTCAACCACCCGTGGAATTCCGCAGATCTATTATGGATCAGAAATAGGAATGAGAGGAGATAAGAAAAAAGGTGGAGATACCGATATCAGAAGAGATTTTCCGGGAGGATGGAAATCTGATAAGCAGAATGCCTTCAATCTGTCAGCGCAAACTCCGCAGCAGAAAGACTTTTTTCAGTATACACAGAAATTATTGAACTGGAGAAAGGGAAAAGAAGTGATTCATAGCGGGAAAACTAAAAACTTCGCCCCTCAGGATGGTGTATTTACCTATTTCAGATATAATGAAAAAGAAAGTGTAATGGTTATGATCAATAATAATGATAAAGACCAAACAGTAGATTTGAAACATTTTGCAGAATCACTTAATGGATTTACAAAAGGGAAAGATATCATTGCAGATAAAGAATTTACATTCCAAAACACTATTGCCATACCTGCGAAAACTTCATTTATTATTGAACTTGAAAAATAA
- a CDS encoding sterol desaturase family protein, producing MFDFTSIFKSDGPDIVYTWTIPLFAVIIFIEMAYSHFNKEKIYETKDVATNVLFALLNYSLDIIMKGFSMFVMMFFYQHRLFTWEVGIWYWIAVFLAQDLAYYIHHYVDHHSRVFWAVHITHHNSEYFNISTGFRSPVFQPLYRYLFFSPLAFMGFHPLHVMVAYSAIQIYGTFVHTQSIKSMGFLEYILVTPSHHRVHHACNIKYLDRNMGMGLIIWDKIFGTFEKEDPEVPVKYGVYPKIKSKDPATMLFYEWRRIGKDLRQPGVSFKNRIKYLFYSPGWRHDGTGKTVKQYQKEYNEKIRNGVPVKRKEQVSEPEYQYSSLSQQAEDK from the coding sequence ATGTTTGATTTCACTTCAATCTTCAAAAGTGATGGGCCAGATATCGTTTATACATGGACTATCCCTTTGTTTGCCGTCATTATTTTTATAGAAATGGCCTACAGCCATTTTAATAAAGAAAAGATTTATGAAACCAAAGATGTTGCTACAAATGTTCTTTTTGCTCTGTTAAATTACAGTTTAGATATCATCATGAAAGGCTTTTCTATGTTTGTCATGATGTTTTTTTACCAACACCGTCTTTTCACCTGGGAAGTGGGAATATGGTACTGGATTGCGGTTTTCCTCGCTCAGGATCTCGCCTATTATATCCATCATTATGTAGATCATCATTCCCGTGTTTTCTGGGCAGTGCATATTACCCATCACAATTCTGAATATTTTAATATCAGTACAGGTTTCAGAAGTCCTGTATTCCAGCCTTTATACAGGTATCTGTTTTTCTCTCCTTTAGCATTTATGGGGTTCCATCCGTTACATGTTATGGTGGCGTATTCTGCAATACAGATCTATGGAACGTTTGTACATACCCAGTCTATTAAAAGTATGGGCTTTCTGGAATATATTTTGGTAACTCCTTCTCATCACCGTGTACATCATGCGTGCAACATCAAATACCTGGACCGTAATATGGGAATGGGACTGATCATCTGGGACAAAATATTCGGAACTTTTGAAAAAGAAGATCCCGAAGTTCCTGTAAAATACGGAGTATACCCCAAAATAAAATCCAAAGATCCTGCTACTATGCTTTTCTATGAATGGAGAAGGATAGGAAAAGATCTCAGACAGCCGGGGGTATCTTTTAAAAACCGTATCAAATATCTTTTTTACTCACCGGGATGGAGACATGACGGCACCGGAAAGACGGTAAAGCAGTACCAAAAGGAATACAATGAAAAAATAAGAAACGGAGTTCCTGTTAAAAGAAAAGAACAGGTATCAGAACCGGAATATCAATATTCATCACTCAGCCAGCAGGCAGAGGATAAATAA
- a CDS encoding nuclear transport factor 2 family protein: protein MKKLIAVHTFILFLFGFSVLSAQSSKTFEKEKTEISKMLDGFNAAAAKADYNAYFNYFADQSTFIGTDATEVWNKKEFMVWAKPHFDKKKTWNFTALKRNIYFSNDGKLAWFDELLDTQMKICRGSGVVEKINGNWKVKQYVLSMTVPNDVVDKVVAEKTALEDPLIQELKK from the coding sequence ATGAAAAAATTAATAGCTGTTCACACATTCATCTTATTTTTATTTGGATTTTCAGTCCTTTCTGCTCAATCGTCAAAAACATTTGAAAAAGAAAAGACAGAGATCAGCAAGATGCTTGACGGATTTAATGCAGCTGCTGCAAAAGCGGATTACAATGCTTATTTTAATTACTTTGCTGATCAGTCTACTTTCATTGGAACTGATGCAACTGAAGTTTGGAACAAAAAAGAATTCATGGTGTGGGCGAAACCTCATTTTGACAAAAAGAAAACCTGGAATTTCACCGCTCTTAAAAGAAATATCTATTTCAGTAATGATGGAAAACTGGCTTGGTTTGATGAATTACTGGATACCCAAATGAAGATTTGCAGAGGCTCCGGAGTCGTAGAAAAAATTAATGGAAACTGGAAGGTAAAGCAATATGTACTTTCCATGACAGTTCCCAATGACGTAGTGGATAAAGTGGTTGCTGAGAAAACAGCCCTTGAAGATCCATTAATCCAAGAATTAAAGAAATAA
- a CDS encoding glycoside hydrolase family 97 protein — MKKITVGALLLSMMFTGVKAQSLKSPDGKFEMSFQLKEGVPYYNLKYNGAVVVEDSKLGLRLFKDTAIKFASEIAKPEDAKYDLNNGFAKVDEKRDSKNETWQPVLGEKKNYINHYNELAVTLNQASTDRSIVVKFRLFNDGLGFRYEFPQQKNLNYFVIREEDSEIDFPTDMKAWWMVADYDSQEYQYQETKVSEIPSQWDKAYDANASQTLVKNAVQSPLMLKKEGKSPLYINVAEAAVLDYPASHLEVDAQNYKFKTHLTADRQGAKGYIQTPSVTPWRTIIVSPKAEEVMDSKMIFNLNEPTKYKDTSYIHPTKYMGVWWEMIIGKSQWAYSTAENVHLDKTDFTKLTPNGKHAANNTKVKEYIDFAAENGFQGLLIEGWNIGWEDWFGHSKEFVFDFVTPYPDFDIKMLNDYAHSKGIKLIMHHETSGSATNYERWADKAFQTMNKYGYDAVKTGYVGDIIPRGEHHYSQWTINHYYRIAEKANDYKIMVNSHESVRPTGESRTYPNYISAEAARGTEYEAFGGNKPDHQTVLPFTRWMGGSMDYTPGIFQTKLDYYFPGDTRFVKTTLAKQLALYVTMYMPLQMAADLPENYKKHMDAFQFIKDVAADWDDTKILSAEPGDYVITARKAKGTENWFVGGITDENKREYTVDFSFLDKGKKYEAIIYEDGKDADYINNPQSYNIYKKEITSKSKINFKMVRSGGFAISIKPVK, encoded by the coding sequence ATGAAGAAAATTACAGTTGGAGCACTTTTGCTCTCAATGATGTTTACAGGCGTGAAAGCCCAATCTTTAAAATCTCCGGACGGGAAGTTTGAAATGAGCTTTCAGCTGAAAGAAGGAGTGCCTTACTATAACCTGAAATATAACGGAGCCGTAGTAGTTGAAGATTCTAAATTGGGATTGAGATTATTTAAAGACACAGCCATCAAATTCGCTTCCGAAATTGCCAAGCCGGAAGATGCAAAATACGACCTCAACAACGGTTTTGCAAAGGTAGATGAAAAAAGAGACTCTAAAAACGAGACCTGGCAGCCGGTTCTTGGTGAGAAAAAGAACTATATCAATCATTATAATGAGCTTGCCGTTACACTGAATCAGGCTTCTACAGACAGAAGTATTGTGGTGAAATTCAGGTTGTTCAACGATGGCCTTGGGTTCAGATATGAATTCCCACAGCAAAAGAATCTTAATTATTTCGTGATCAGAGAAGAAGATTCTGAAATTGATTTTCCAACCGATATGAAAGCCTGGTGGATGGTGGCAGATTATGACTCTCAGGAATATCAGTATCAGGAAACAAAAGTTTCTGAAATTCCTTCACAGTGGGACAAGGCATATGACGCCAACGCCTCTCAGACATTGGTTAAAAATGCAGTGCAGTCTCCATTGATGCTGAAGAAAGAAGGGAAATCTCCTTTATATATCAACGTTGCCGAAGCCGCAGTATTGGATTATCCGGCCTCCCATCTGGAAGTGGATGCACAGAATTACAAATTCAAAACGCATTTGACAGCAGACAGACAGGGAGCAAAAGGATATATTCAGACGCCGTCCGTTACACCTTGGCGAACCATCATTGTTTCTCCCAAAGCAGAAGAAGTGATGGATTCCAAAATGATCTTTAACCTCAATGAGCCTACAAAATATAAAGACACTTCCTACATTCACCCTACAAAATACATGGGAGTCTGGTGGGAAATGATCATCGGAAAATCACAGTGGGCGTATTCTACAGCAGAAAACGTTCATTTGGATAAAACCGATTTTACAAAACTTACACCAAACGGAAAGCATGCAGCCAATAATACTAAAGTTAAAGAGTATATTGACTTTGCTGCGGAAAACGGATTTCAGGGATTGCTTATTGAAGGCTGGAATATAGGTTGGGAAGATTGGTTCGGACACTCAAAAGAATTTGTTTTTGATTTCGTTACCCCTTACCCGGATTTTGATATCAAAATGTTGAATGATTATGCTCATTCAAAAGGAATTAAGCTAATCATGCACCATGAAACTTCAGGTTCTGCAACGAACTATGAAAGATGGGCAGACAAAGCCTTCCAGACGATGAATAAATATGGCTATGATGCTGTGAAAACAGGATATGTGGGAGATATTATCCCAAGAGGAGAGCACCATTATTCTCAATGGACCATCAATCATTATTATAGAATTGCTGAAAAAGCAAATGACTATAAGATCATGGTCAATTCTCACGAGTCTGTACGTCCTACAGGAGAAAGCCGTACTTATCCAAACTATATTTCTGCCGAAGCCGCACGTGGAACAGAATATGAAGCATTTGGAGGAAATAAGCCTGATCACCAGACTGTTCTTCCGTTTACAAGATGGATGGGAGGGTCTATGGATTATACACCGGGAATTTTCCAGACAAAATTAGACTATTATTTCCCTGGAGATACCCGTTTCGTAAAAACTACACTGGCCAAGCAGCTGGCTTTGTACGTTACAATGTACATGCCGCTTCAGATGGCCGCAGACCTTCCTGAGAACTACAAAAAACATATGGATGCATTCCAGTTTATCAAAGATGTAGCAGCAGACTGGGATGACACGAAAATCTTATCCGCAGAACCAGGAGATTATGTAATCACTGCCAGAAAAGCAAAAGGAACAGAAAACTGGTTTGTGGGAGGAATTACCGATGAGAACAAACGTGAGTATACGGTAGATTTCTCATTCCTGGATAAAGGAAAAAAATATGAGGCAATCATCTATGAAGATGGAAAAGATGCAGATTACATCAACAATCCTCAAAGCTATAACATCTATAAGAAAGAGATTACAAGCAAATCAAAAATTAATTTTAAAATGGTAAGAAGCGGAGGTTTCGCAATTTCTATCAAGCCTGTAAAATAA